The Streptomyces sp. NBC_01197 genome window below encodes:
- a CDS encoding pentapeptide repeat-containing protein gives MPDDIPLRPRLRGDCANCFGLCCVALPFTASADFAVSKSAGRPCTNLQSDFRCGIHTQLRDKGFPGCTVYDCFGAGQQVSQVTFVGRDWRQAPETAQRMFDTFPVVRRLHELLWYLTEALTLAPAAPVHPGLRDLLEATEALTLLGPDELAALDVGAHHQKVNELLLRTSDLVRATAYRADSPKTTRPKTNQPKNDQARKNRSKKIQATKKNLRGADLMGARLRGADLHGATLRGACLIAADLTSADLRLADLIGADLRDADLTGADLTGCFFLTQPQLNAAKGDATTRLPRSLTRPDHWGA, from the coding sequence GTGCCCGACGACATACCGCTGCGCCCGCGCCTGCGAGGCGACTGCGCGAACTGCTTCGGGCTGTGCTGCGTCGCTCTCCCCTTCACCGCGTCCGCCGACTTCGCGGTCAGTAAAAGCGCAGGCAGGCCCTGCACCAACCTCCAGTCGGACTTCCGGTGCGGCATTCACACCCAGCTGCGCGACAAGGGGTTCCCGGGCTGCACCGTGTACGACTGCTTCGGCGCGGGCCAGCAGGTCTCGCAGGTCACCTTCGTCGGCCGGGACTGGCGGCAGGCGCCGGAGACCGCACAGCGGATGTTCGACACGTTCCCCGTCGTGCGCCGGCTCCACGAACTGCTCTGGTACCTGACGGAGGCGCTCACCCTCGCTCCGGCCGCCCCGGTCCATCCCGGCCTCCGGGACCTCCTCGAAGCCACCGAGGCACTCACGCTGCTCGGCCCGGACGAACTGGCCGCCCTGGACGTCGGCGCCCACCACCAGAAGGTCAACGAGCTGCTGCTCCGCACCAGCGACCTGGTCCGCGCGACGGCGTACCGGGCGGACAGTCCGAAGACGACCCGGCCGAAGACGAACCAGCCGAAGAACGACCAGGCAAGGAAGAACCGCTCGAAGAAGATCCAGGCGACGAAGAAGAACCTACGCGGCGCGGACCTCATGGGCGCCCGCCTCCGAGGCGCGGACCTGCACGGCGCCACACTGCGCGGGGCCTGTCTGATAGCCGCCGACCTGACGAGCGCCGACCTCCGCCTGGCCGACCTCATCGGCGCCGACCTGCGCGACGCCGACCTCACCGGCGCGGACCTCACCGGCTGCTTCTTCCTCACCCAGCCCCAGCTGAACGCGGCAAAAGGCGACGCGACGACCAGACTCCCCCGGTCACTGACCAGACCTGACCATTGGGGCGCGTAG
- a CDS encoding Uma2 family endonuclease, producing MSAAAVEHPCDGEPPTLLEEADLLMEQLPGYRVEIIGGILTVTPPPDAPHARALTKIMRPFIAAELDDGETEVLQGVGVWLPTGSEDFVIPDLVVVDADIDAHVIAHNCYDPVVFRLVLEVTSSNYNQDLRAKVSVYAEADIPVYVIVNRKHHRVHVLTEPVGSDYASHQIFAAGQQAPLPASIGGDVTLDVAAVLQAGAIVRTKD from the coding sequence ATGTCTGCCGCAGCAGTCGAGCACCCCTGTGACGGCGAGCCGCCGACCCTGCTCGAAGAGGCCGACCTCCTCATGGAGCAGCTGCCCGGCTACCGCGTTGAGATCATCGGAGGCATCCTCACCGTGACCCCGCCCCCGGACGCCCCGCACGCGCGCGCACTCACCAAGATCATGCGCCCGTTCATCGCAGCTGAGCTGGACGACGGGGAGACCGAAGTGCTCCAGGGTGTGGGGGTGTGGCTGCCGACCGGCTCGGAAGACTTCGTCATCCCCGATCTTGTGGTGGTGGACGCGGACATCGACGCGCATGTCATCGCGCACAACTGCTACGACCCCGTGGTCTTCCGCCTCGTCCTGGAAGTCACGTCGAGCAACTACAACCAGGACCTGCGCGCCAAGGTGTCCGTATATGCCGAGGCCGACATCCCCGTCTACGTGATCGTGAACCGCAAGCACCACCGCGTCCACGTCCTCACCGAGCCGGTCGGCAGTGACTACGCCAGTCACCAGATCTTCGCCGCGGGCCAGCAAGCCCCGCTCCCTGCCTCGATCGGCGGTGACGTCACCCTCGATGTCGCCGCGGTCCTTCAGGCCGGGGCAATCGTCCGCACCAAGGACTGA
- the gyrB gene encoding DNA topoisomerase (ATP-hydrolyzing) subunit B: MTTGAHGPERNGHAGSAAYDAGAITVLDGLDAVRKRPGMYIGSTGERGLHHLVQEIVDNSVDEALAGVADRIDATILADGGVRVVDNGRGIPVGMHPVEKKPAVEVVLTVLHAGGKFGGGGYAVSGGLHGVGLSVVNALSSRLSAEIWTDGHRWSQDYEDGAPTAPLACHEATSRTGTSLTFWANGGIFETTEYSFETLARRFQEMAFLNRGLTLTLTDERPSARATAAADDAGSDAAGEEAAKTVSYRYGGGIIDYVAHLNRRKGEPVHPSVISIAAEDTEGLVSVEVALQWNGQFADSVYSYANAIHTHEGGTHEEGFRMALTTVVNRYARERKLLREKDGNLSGEDIREGLTAIISVKLGEPQFEGQTKTKLGNTEARTFVQKVVHEHLTDWFGRNPVEAVGIVRKAIQAATARVAARRARDLTRRKGLLESAALPGKLSDCQSKDPAKSEIFIVEGDSAGGSAKSGRNPEFQAILPIRGKILNVEKARIDKILHNQEIQALISAFGTGVHEDFGIEKLRYHKIIMMADADVDGQHINTLLLTFLFRFMRPLIEHGHVYLSRPPLYKIKWGRDHVQYAYSDRERDLLLDRGRQDGHRVKDDSIQRFKGLGEMNAEELRVTTMDIDHRVLGQVTLDDAAVADDLFSVLMGEDVEARRHFIQRNAKDVRFLDI; encoded by the coding sequence ATCACCACCGGTGCTCATGGCCCGGAGCGGAACGGCCATGCCGGGTCCGCTGCGTACGACGCCGGCGCGATCACCGTCCTGGACGGTCTCGACGCGGTACGCAAGCGGCCCGGTATGTACATCGGATCGACGGGCGAGCGCGGCCTGCACCACCTGGTGCAGGAGATCGTGGACAACTCCGTCGACGAGGCACTGGCCGGGGTGGCCGACCGGATCGACGCTACGATCCTGGCCGACGGCGGCGTGCGGGTGGTCGACAACGGGCGCGGCATTCCGGTGGGGATGCACCCGGTTGAGAAGAAGCCGGCTGTCGAGGTTGTCCTGACGGTGCTGCACGCGGGCGGGAAGTTCGGGGGCGGCGGGTATGCGGTCTCCGGCGGTCTGCACGGAGTGGGCCTGTCGGTGGTGAACGCGCTGTCGAGCCGGTTGTCGGCGGAGATCTGGACCGACGGCCACCGGTGGAGCCAGGACTACGAGGACGGGGCACCCACTGCGCCGCTTGCCTGCCACGAGGCCACTTCGAGGACGGGCACGTCGCTGACGTTCTGGGCGAACGGCGGGATCTTCGAGACCACTGAGTACTCCTTCGAAACGTTGGCCAGGCGTTTCCAGGAGATGGCCTTCCTCAACCGTGGGCTCACCCTGACCCTGACCGATGAGCGCCCGTCCGCCCGCGCGACGGCCGCAGCGGATGATGCCGGTTCGGACGCCGCCGGGGAGGAGGCGGCGAAGACGGTCTCCTACCGGTACGGCGGAGGCATCATCGACTACGTCGCCCATCTCAACAGACGCAAGGGCGAGCCGGTTCACCCCTCCGTCATCTCCATCGCCGCCGAGGACACCGAGGGGCTGGTGTCGGTGGAGGTCGCGCTGCAGTGGAACGGCCAGTTCGCCGACAGCGTGTACTCGTACGCCAACGCCATCCACACCCATGAGGGCGGCACCCACGAAGAGGGCTTCCGCATGGCGCTGACCACGGTCGTCAACCGTTACGCGCGCGAGCGGAAGCTGTTGCGGGAGAAGGACGGCAACCTCAGCGGTGAGGACATCCGCGAGGGTCTGACCGCCATCATCTCCGTCAAGCTGGGCGAGCCGCAGTTCGAAGGCCAGACCAAGACCAAGCTGGGCAACACCGAAGCCAGGACGTTCGTGCAGAAGGTCGTGCACGAGCACCTCACGGACTGGTTCGGCCGTAACCCCGTCGAGGCGGTCGGCATCGTCCGCAAGGCCATCCAGGCGGCAACCGCCCGGGTCGCGGCACGCAGGGCCCGCGACCTGACCCGCCGCAAGGGCCTGCTGGAGTCGGCGGCTCTGCCGGGCAAGCTCTCGGACTGCCAGTCCAAGGACCCGGCGAAGAGCGAGATCTTCATTGTCGAGGGCGACTCCGCCGGCGGTTCGGCCAAGTCCGGCCGTAACCCCGAGTTCCAGGCGATCCTCCCGATCCGGGGGAAGATCCTCAATGTCGAGAAGGCCCGCATCGACAAGATTCTGCACAACCAGGAGATCCAGGCACTCATCTCCGCCTTCGGTACCGGGGTCCATGAGGACTTCGGCATCGAGAAACTCCGCTACCACAAGATCATCATGATGGCGGACGCCGACGTCGACGGCCAGCACATCAACACCCTGCTGCTGACCTTCCTGTTCCGCTTCATGCGGCCACTGATCGAGCACGGGCATGTCTACCTCTCCCGGCCCCCGCTCTACAAGATCAAGTGGGGCCGGGACCACGTTCAGTACGCCTACTCCGACCGTGAACGCGACCTGCTCCTCGACCGCGGCCGACAGGACGGACACCGGGTCAAGGACGACTCCATCCAGCGGTTCAAGGGGCTGGGTGAGATGAACGCCGAGGAACTGCGCGTCACCACCATGGACATCGACCACCGCGTCCTGGGCCAAGTCACCCTCGACGACGCGGCCGTGGCCGACGACCTCTTCTCCGTCCTGATGGGTGAGGACGTCGAAGCCCGTCGCCACTTCATCCAGCGCAATGCCAAGGACGTCCGCTTCCTCGACATCTGA
- a CDS encoding WD40 repeat domain-containing protein, with the protein MRSLQYVAGAAATVLFALVPAGPAVADDGGFTIKDPRITESSGLAASRLHPGIYWTHNDSGDGPYIYAVDSNTGQTVARVTMRGVGAPRDVEAISIGPDGDIYVGDIGDNLDGSWDHVWIYRFPEPKQLKKEETVHATQFTVKYADGPRNAEALMVHPKTGRVYIASKNQTKGGLYVGPTKLSASKTNVFRRIDDVPWVTDGAFSPDGKQLTLRGYLGAESYDWKPGGGLGAEHQLGVPFQGQAESVTYTLDGSALMMGSEGAQSRVLRFPVAKPKGAGGGAKSSTGSGGSSDAGRGGAGGSEGSPTAWGVGVFAVLFLLFMGVKRLFGRRRR; encoded by the coding sequence ATGCGTTCGCTTCAGTACGTCGCCGGGGCTGCGGCCACCGTCCTGTTCGCCCTCGTCCCGGCCGGGCCGGCGGTGGCGGACGACGGCGGCTTCACGATCAAGGATCCCCGGATCACGGAGTCCAGCGGCCTGGCCGCGAGCCGCCTCCACCCCGGTATCTACTGGACCCACAACGACAGTGGCGACGGCCCGTACATCTACGCGGTGGACTCGAACACCGGGCAGACCGTTGCCCGGGTCACGATGCGCGGTGTCGGAGCGCCGCGCGATGTGGAGGCGATCTCGATCGGGCCCGACGGTGACATCTACGTCGGGGACATCGGCGACAACCTGGACGGGAGCTGGGACCACGTCTGGATCTACCGCTTTCCCGAGCCGAAGCAGCTGAAGAAGGAAGAGACGGTCCACGCCACGCAGTTCACCGTCAAGTACGCCGACGGGCCGCGCAACGCGGAGGCGCTGATGGTCCACCCGAAGACGGGCCGCGTCTACATCGCGTCGAAGAACCAGACCAAGGGCGGGCTCTATGTGGGGCCCACGAAGCTGTCGGCGTCGAAGACCAACGTATTCCGGCGGATCGACGACGTGCCGTGGGTGACCGACGGCGCGTTCTCCCCGGACGGCAAGCAGCTGACACTGCGGGGCTACCTGGGCGCGGAGTCGTACGACTGGAAGCCCGGAGGTGGACTCGGCGCCGAACACCAACTGGGCGTGCCGTTCCAGGGCCAGGCCGAGTCGGTGACCTACACGCTGGACGGATCGGCGCTGATGATGGGCTCCGAGGGGGCGCAGAGCCGGGTGCTGCGCTTCCCGGTGGCGAAGCCGAAGGGGGCGGGCGGGGGGGCCAAGTCGTCCACTGGGAGCGGGGGTTCATCCGATGCGGGGCGTGGCGGGGCCGGTGGCTCCGAGGGGTCGCCGACGGCGTGGGGCGTGGGTGTGTTCGCTGTGCTGTTCTTGCTGTTCATGGGGGTGAAGCGGCTGTTCGGCAGGCGGCGGAGGTGA
- a CDS encoding GDSL-type esterase/lipase family protein → MRLRMMFVGDSMTIGRAGDYTWRYRMWQHLGDSCEIVGPRTGLYESSTAYADPAFPAGARRHLSGWGEGWQHMAPVIRETVTAHRADLLLVSLGLIDLGFYTDAEQTALHAHRFLTEAREANPHIRAVLLPVIPNIRAETDAPFAAQVAHFNVLLAKTLADLDEPRSPLLLASRPETYDIHTDTYDGTHPNESGERKLAGAFADALHQGWGIGGPSPSSPFRSS, encoded by the coding sequence ATGCGTCTGAGGATGATGTTCGTCGGCGACTCGATGACCATAGGCCGGGCCGGCGACTACACCTGGCGCTACCGCATGTGGCAGCACCTGGGCGACAGCTGCGAGATCGTCGGGCCGCGCACCGGGCTGTACGAGTCGAGCACGGCGTACGCGGACCCCGCTTTCCCCGCCGGGGCCCGCCGCCATCTGTCGGGCTGGGGCGAGGGCTGGCAGCACATGGCCCCGGTGATCCGCGAGACGGTGACCGCACACCGGGCAGACCTGCTGCTCGTCTCCCTCGGCCTGATAGACCTCGGCTTCTACACGGACGCCGAACAGACCGCGCTCCACGCCCACCGCTTCCTGACCGAGGCGCGCGAGGCGAACCCGCACATCCGCGCGGTGCTCCTCCCGGTGATCCCGAACATCCGCGCCGAGACGGACGCGCCGTTCGCGGCGCAGGTCGCCCACTTCAACGTACTGCTGGCGAAGACGCTCGCGGACCTGGACGAACCACGCTCACCGCTCCTGCTGGCCTCGCGGCCGGAGACGTACGACATCCACACGGATACGTACGACGGCACGCACCCGAACGAGAGCGGCGAACGGAAACTGGCGGGCGCCTTCGCGGACGCTCTGCACCAGGGGTGGGGGATCGGCGGGCCGTCACCCTCGTCCCCCTTTCGTAGCAGCTGA